The following coding sequences are from one Terriglobales bacterium window:
- a CDS encoding glycosyltransferase, with protein sequence MGNGTKLEKRAPTELYGADYYAHHCGLPYDRSEPHWFQFFGKIADTIVQELRPNRVFDVGCAMGFLVEALRDRGVEAWGSDISGFAISRVRPDIRAYCRVGSATDLLDGNYDLITCIEVLEHLSEQEGVTAVRNMTSAADAVLFSSSPTDFAEATHSNVQPLLYWLKLFRDFGFAPDKKLDFSCVSPQAILLRKSSTRPSEDDLFEVALSRHIAVETAPLHAQINRSDRELQLLRQHVGNIEGSLGWRLSFAFRKRRNRYFPEGTTRRIWADRALRFVKFLLLEGIPKLKNRVRQSAAWQVATKVLLRRGRLFISTAAYRRWIELRESQFWPSKVIGEELKQFSYCPTLSIIMPVYNVRKDYLEKAINSVRDQVYGNWELCICDDASTQEHIRPYLETLKLQDPRIKVLFSEHRGGISAASNRALELASGDFVGFLDHDDELSSAALFEVVKLLQEHPEADVIYSDEDKLEPSGERSDPFFKPDWSPEYLLSCNYVCHFGVYRKKCVDEVGGFRSGFDGSQDYDLVLRIAERTHNIFRIPKILYHWRKAEGSTATTALAKNFSTDAGLKALREHMQRCGIGGSVLNDGQPNRYRVRPEIAEQPLVSIIIPTKDGVPVLKRCLQSIESKTTYPNYEILIIDNGSTKPETSRYFETLRHRVIRLVEPFNFSRLNNVGVQHANGSYLVFLNNDTEVISPEWINAMLELCSVKEVGIVGAKLYYPNRSIQHAGVVLGIKGVAGHSHKYFPGRNRGYFDSLVCIRNYSAVTAACMMVRRDVFDAVGGFDEELRVAFNDVDFCLRARQKGFRIVWTPYAELFHHESATRGRALDEKEVEFMKRRWGAALLHDPYYNPNLTLDHENFSIRL encoded by the coding sequence GTGGGGAACGGTACCAAATTGGAGAAGCGGGCTCCGACCGAGCTATACGGAGCAGATTACTACGCACATCACTGTGGCCTTCCCTACGACCGGTCAGAACCTCATTGGTTTCAGTTTTTCGGAAAAATCGCGGACACTATTGTTCAAGAACTCCGTCCTAACCGTGTTTTTGACGTCGGCTGCGCAATGGGTTTTTTGGTGGAAGCACTTCGCGATAGAGGTGTAGAGGCCTGGGGCTCCGATATTTCGGGATTCGCTATAAGCCGGGTCCGTCCTGATATTCGCGCCTACTGCCGAGTCGGCTCGGCCACAGATCTGCTGGACGGCAACTATGACCTTATCACCTGCATTGAGGTATTAGAACACTTATCTGAGCAAGAGGGCGTCACTGCCGTCCGAAACATGACCTCCGCTGCTGATGCGGTGCTATTTTCCTCGAGTCCAACCGATTTTGCTGAAGCGACCCATTCAAATGTACAGCCTCTCCTTTACTGGCTCAAGCTGTTCCGGGATTTCGGTTTTGCTCCTGATAAAAAGCTGGATTTCTCCTGTGTTTCGCCGCAAGCGATTTTGCTGCGGAAGAGTTCGACCCGACCTTCAGAGGATGATCTGTTCGAAGTAGCTTTGTCCCGACATATTGCGGTGGAAACCGCGCCTTTGCATGCGCAAATAAACCGATCTGATCGAGAATTGCAACTTTTACGGCAGCATGTCGGCAATATTGAGGGAAGCCTGGGATGGCGATTGAGCTTCGCATTCAGAAAACGCCGGAACCGGTATTTTCCGGAAGGCACTACTCGAAGGATTTGGGCTGATCGTGCACTTCGGTTCGTCAAATTTTTATTACTCGAGGGCATACCAAAACTCAAAAATCGGGTGAGGCAAAGTGCCGCCTGGCAGGTTGCTACAAAGGTGTTATTACGAAGAGGGCGCCTCTTCATTTCTACCGCTGCATATCGACGCTGGATTGAGCTTCGGGAGTCCCAATTTTGGCCTTCAAAAGTCATAGGCGAAGAGCTGAAGCAATTTAGTTATTGTCCGACACTCAGCATCATTATGCCCGTATATAACGTTCGCAAAGATTACCTGGAGAAGGCGATCAATTCAGTTCGAGATCAGGTCTACGGCAATTGGGAGCTATGCATCTGCGACGACGCCAGCACGCAGGAACACATACGGCCGTATTTGGAAACATTGAAATTGCAGGATCCAAGAATTAAGGTCTTGTTTTCAGAACATCGCGGAGGAATAAGTGCAGCCTCGAATAGAGCATTAGAACTTGCCAGCGGGGACTTTGTAGGCTTTTTGGATCATGATGACGAACTTAGTTCCGCGGCCCTTTTTGAGGTGGTGAAACTTTTGCAAGAACATCCGGAAGCCGACGTCATCTACAGCGATGAAGACAAGTTAGAGCCCAGTGGAGAACGCAGCGATCCTTTCTTTAAACCCGACTGGTCACCTGAATATCTGTTGTCCTGCAATTACGTTTGTCATTTTGGTGTCTATCGAAAAAAATGCGTAGATGAAGTGGGAGGATTTCGCTCAGGATTTGACGGCAGCCAGGATTACGATCTGGTGCTGAGAATAGCTGAGAGAACACACAATATCTTTCGCATTCCCAAGATTCTTTATCACTGGCGGAAGGCAGAGGGATCAACTGCGACCACCGCTCTCGCCAAGAATTTCAGTACCGACGCGGGATTAAAGGCGCTGAGAGAACATATGCAGCGCTGTGGTATTGGGGGCTCAGTACTCAACGATGGACAGCCCAATCGTTACCGCGTGCGACCGGAAATCGCAGAGCAGCCGTTGGTGAGTATCATCATTCCCACTAAAGACGGGGTGCCGGTCCTAAAGCGTTGCTTACAGAGCATTGAGTCGAAAACCACGTATCCGAATTATGAAATATTGATTATTGATAACGGCAGTACCAAGCCGGAGACATCCCGCTATTTTGAGACTTTAAGGCATCGGGTGATCAGGTTAGTTGAACCATTCAATTTTTCGAGGTTGAACAATGTTGGCGTGCAGCACGCTAATGGGTCATATTTGGTGTTTTTGAATAATGACACTGAAGTGATCTCGCCGGAGTGGATCAACGCGATGTTGGAGCTTTGCTCCGTGAAGGAAGTCGGTATAGTCGGAGCCAAGTTGTATTACCCAAATCGGTCTATCCAGCATGCAGGCGTGGTTCTTGGAATCAAAGGGGTTGCGGGCCATTCGCACAAGTACTTTCCCGGCAGGAATCGCGGATACTTTGATTCATTGGTGTGCATTCGGAATTATTCTGCAGTCACCGCTGCCTGCATGATGGTTCGCAGAGACGTCTTTGATGCGGTCGGCGGCTTTGACGAGGAGCTTCGAGTCGCGTTTAACGATGTGGATTTTTGTTTGCGAGCCCGTCAGAAAGGCTTCAGGATTGTCTGGACGCCGTATGCCGAACTCTTTCATCACGAATCAGCGACCAGAGGACGCGCACTGGACGAGAAGGAAGTCGAATTTATGAAACGGCGATGGGGTGCAGCCTTGCTGCACGATCCGTACTATAATCCCAATCTCACTCTCGACCATGAGAACTTCAGTATTCGGCTCTGA
- a CDS encoding glycosyltransferase encodes MKIAILGTRGIPARYGGFETLAEQLATRLAARGHAVTVYCRKPFTRPDDVVHPGVKRVILPTISRKHFDTFFNTLLSVFHVSFTDADVVLICNVGNSPLAWIPRIFGKPTILNVDGLDRKRKKWNWFARAFLLMCERMAVFTPTRIVTDASAIRDYYRLRYHKESTLITYGAEVPAGCEDMNGFDLPRYHYVLYVTRLEPENNPELVISAYNGLQTDWPLVLVGDSKYDPAYAERLKAMAGPNVRFLGSVYGDGYWTLQKNAGIYVSALEIGGVHPTLVEAMAAGNPLAYLDTPENREAVEDGGLSFPHDPAELASTLKKLIDDPTLREKLEAHALARASERYSWDKIVTQYEQLFAQLSPPL; translated from the coding sequence ATGAAAATCGCCATCCTAGGCACCCGCGGCATTCCCGCCCGCTACGGCGGCTTTGAAACCCTGGCGGAACAGTTGGCCACACGTCTGGCGGCGCGCGGTCACGCCGTAACAGTTTACTGCCGCAAACCCTTTACGCGCCCTGACGATGTTGTCCATCCCGGCGTCAAGCGCGTAATACTTCCCACGATTTCTCGTAAGCACTTCGATACTTTTTTCAACACTTTGCTGTCCGTATTCCATGTCTCATTCACCGACGCTGACGTGGTGCTGATCTGCAACGTTGGTAACAGTCCGCTGGCCTGGATTCCGCGTATTTTCGGCAAACCAACGATCCTCAACGTGGACGGCCTGGATCGCAAGCGCAAAAAATGGAATTGGTTTGCACGTGCGTTCCTGCTGATGTGCGAGCGAATGGCAGTGTTCACGCCCACACGCATCGTCACTGACGCTTCGGCCATTCGCGATTATTATCGGCTCCGCTACCACAAAGAATCTACCTTGATCACCTATGGAGCCGAAGTGCCTGCCGGATGTGAAGATATGAACGGATTCGACTTGCCGCGATATCACTACGTTCTTTATGTCACCAGGCTGGAACCAGAGAACAACCCGGAACTGGTTATTAGTGCTTACAACGGTTTACAAACCGATTGGCCGCTGGTGTTGGTTGGGGACAGCAAATACGATCCGGCCTATGCGGAACGTCTAAAAGCCATGGCTGGACCCAACGTACGTTTTCTCGGGTCGGTCTATGGCGATGGCTACTGGACTCTGCAGAAAAATGCCGGAATCTATGTGTCGGCTCTCGAAATCGGAGGAGTTCATCCCACTCTGGTAGAAGCCATGGCTGCCGGAAATCCGCTGGCTTACCTGGATACACCCGAAAATCGCGAAGCGGTCGAGGACGGTGGTCTGTCATTTCCACATGATCCTGCGGAACTGGCCTCAACCTTAAAAAAACTAATTGACGATCCCACTTTGCGAGAGAAATTGGAGGCGCATGCCTTGGCCCGCGCCTCGGAGCGTTATTCTTGGGACAAGATTGTTACCCAGTATGAGCAACTCTTCGCTCAACTCTCACCGCCGCTCTGA
- a CDS encoding sugar transferase, producing MTEKSPISASEEALDFPAVVSSDQAGLGASLILKRALDLLVSGAALLILSPLLAIIAVLIKLDSEGPIFYRSVRVGKKGRNFNFYKFRTMVINAHRLKSDLLHLNERDGPLFKMAADPRITVVGRWLRRFSLDELPQLWSVFVGDMSLVGPRPPDIEEIHHYRPEDMRTLDVTPGVTGLWQITARLDPSFELKMALDLEYIEKWSLLLDSKILLKTIPVVFKGDGQ from the coding sequence ATGACTGAAAAATCGCCGATTTCAGCCTCTGAAGAAGCCCTTGATTTTCCAGCGGTCGTCAGCTCCGATCAAGCTGGTCTGGGCGCTAGCCTCATTCTCAAACGTGCCCTGGATCTGCTGGTCTCGGGCGCTGCCCTGCTCATTTTGAGTCCGCTGCTCGCAATCATCGCGGTCCTCATAAAGCTGGATTCCGAAGGTCCGATCTTTTACCGCTCGGTTCGCGTGGGTAAAAAAGGGCGGAACTTCAATTTTTACAAGTTCCGGACCATGGTCATAAATGCTCACCGGCTGAAGTCAGATCTGCTACACCTGAACGAGCGCGATGGGCCCCTCTTCAAGATGGCCGCCGATCCGCGCATTACCGTCGTCGGCCGTTGGCTCCGCCGCTTTAGTCTGGATGAACTTCCACAATTATGGAGCGTTTTCGTTGGTGACATGAGCCTGGTCGGCCCTCGACCCCCGGACATTGAAGAAATCCATCACTACCGTCCCGAGGACATGCGCACCCTTGATGTCACTCCCGGCGTAACCGGTTTGTGGCAGATTACGGCACGCCTGGATCCTTCTTTCGAGCTCAAGATGGCCCTCGATCTCGAATACATCGAGAAATGGAGTTTGTTGCTCGACTCCAAGATCCTGCTGAAAACTATTCCCGTCGTGTTCAAAGGCGACGGACAGTAA
- a CDS encoding carboxypeptidase regulatory-like domain-containing protein: MSLRRGFIAVSVLIFLPLLLPLPLSAQVDRGSIVGQVSDSSGARVPAAQVTITNLATNQSVKVNTDDTGHYAADLLRIGAYSVRVEKTGFQKALEPSVEVGVNQAARVDITLKVGSTAETVEVTAAPPLLQTEASSLGTIETQRRISELPLNGRNFIQLAYLGPGANGGQTGSNVSGGVFENERANEAVSVNGLRVSNNNFLLNGVDNNEFGLGGVVVLPAPDAIQEFRTEENSMSAEFGRGGAAVNVVLKSGTNDIHGGVYEYIRNDKFDAVNYFNQGKQQPFKRNQFGAFLGAPIKKNRTFIFGDYQGSRLRESQPFLSTVPTTAERSGDFRDRLTGQTFSPCGSPSPSNTFDTGTIFDPRLTGSCLDASGNTVLLRQPISYLGQVNVIPPTGAGGAGSSIDPVGQNVANFYPLPNLAGVTNNYLANQNHVNSQDQFDVRLDHRFREQDQVFASYSFGDIRSQRPGPLGPLWGGSDCCPSISQSRAQHTGLGYTHTFSPRLLNDLHGGYFRYAVNAFPFNFGKSLGTQLGIPNANRSSDPNSSGLTNIDISGLTPLGDSEYLPEHAFENIFQVADTLTWIRGKHSLKFGIDFRRQQRNFYQVTAPRGFFDFGGVYTNDLTTANGGNGLADLLLGIADYTEQDVLAGIYPTRYWDMAEFVQDDFRVRPNLTINLGLRYEITSPANGRVGNFDLNRAVVITSYGPNAVPHGGVQFDKSNWAPRIGFAWSLPGNTVVKSAFGVFYSAEANIFDDLGLNPPQLTFVARNFNPQAPPASGQLISTGFPASIPPGNATNILGAVKTTGAKRIIPRILEWNLSVQHQFAQNWVAQIGYVGTRGYHLWNHEASDLNQPPQPLDTNFCGPDTNNCIANFGRRYFAQQPNMTAVLPLDFAQLQMFYNAFEASLNKRFSNGLNFLAAYTFAKNIGNADGNVGGFIQNSYRADLEHGAVTPDLRHRFTISYLYELPVGHGRRFLGGASGITDAVLGGWQVGGITTAQTGEAVTAVMSSDLSNTGSFSYRPDQIANPYDFSFNTASQGTDFGCTNPGHQTLDCWYNQAAFAAPPLAPGQQSAHRYGNSRIGNLRGPNLFDLDLVLQKTFSIQERQHLEFRAEFFNFLNHPNFGLPGGGSQVPVDVPGGAAITNTATDNRQIEFALKYTF; this comes from the coding sequence ATGTCGCTCCGTAGAGGTTTCATTGCGGTTTCCGTTCTGATTTTCCTGCCGCTGCTGCTCCCGTTGCCTTTGTCCGCTCAAGTTGATCGTGGCAGCATCGTGGGACAGGTGAGTGATTCGTCAGGGGCGCGCGTTCCCGCGGCCCAGGTCACGATCACAAATTTAGCCACCAATCAGTCGGTCAAGGTCAACACCGACGACACCGGACACTACGCCGCGGATCTGCTCCGCATTGGCGCCTATTCGGTCAGAGTCGAAAAGACAGGATTTCAAAAAGCACTCGAGCCCTCGGTTGAGGTGGGCGTGAACCAAGCTGCACGCGTAGATATCACCCTGAAAGTTGGCTCGACGGCTGAAACGGTGGAAGTGACCGCTGCTCCTCCGCTGCTGCAAACGGAAGCGTCATCGCTGGGCACAATCGAAACCCAGCGGCGCATCTCGGAGTTGCCTCTGAACGGGAGGAACTTCATACAGCTCGCTTATCTTGGGCCGGGAGCGAACGGCGGACAGACCGGAAGCAACGTCAGCGGCGGCGTTTTCGAGAATGAGCGCGCCAATGAAGCTGTTTCCGTCAACGGCCTGCGTGTCTCCAACAATAACTTTCTGCTCAACGGCGTGGACAATAACGAATTTGGCCTGGGTGGCGTGGTCGTGTTGCCGGCGCCCGACGCGATCCAGGAGTTCCGCACAGAAGAAAACTCCATGAGCGCTGAATTCGGACGCGGTGGGGCTGCCGTCAACGTAGTGCTGAAATCGGGGACCAACGACATTCACGGCGGCGTGTATGAGTACATCCGAAACGACAAGTTCGACGCCGTAAATTACTTCAACCAGGGCAAACAGCAGCCGTTCAAGCGCAACCAGTTTGGCGCCTTTCTGGGCGCTCCAATCAAAAAGAACAGAACTTTCATTTTCGGCGACTACCAGGGGTCGCGCTTGCGCGAGAGCCAGCCGTTTCTCTCGACCGTACCGACGACCGCGGAGCGGAGTGGCGACTTCAGGGACCGGCTGACGGGACAAACCTTCTCACCCTGCGGAAGTCCCTCGCCTTCAAACACATTTGATACAGGAACTATTTTTGATCCCAGGCTTACAGGCAGCTGCCTCGATGCGAGCGGTAATACGGTGCTGTTGCGGCAGCCCATCAGTTATCTGGGGCAAGTAAATGTGATTCCCCCAACAGGGGCGGGCGGAGCCGGTTCCAGTATTGATCCCGTGGGGCAGAATGTAGCGAACTTTTATCCCTTGCCGAATCTCGCCGGCGTGACTAACAACTATCTGGCCAACCAAAACCATGTAAATAGTCAGGACCAATTTGATGTTCGGCTAGACCACCGTTTCCGCGAACAGGACCAGGTTTTCGCTTCGTACAGTTTCGGCGATATACGGAGCCAGCGGCCCGGCCCATTGGGACCTTTGTGGGGCGGCTCCGATTGCTGCCCCAGCATCAGCCAGTCTCGCGCACAGCACACCGGACTGGGGTACACCCACACTTTTTCGCCTCGGCTGCTGAATGACCTGCATGGCGGGTATTTCCGCTATGCGGTGAACGCGTTTCCTTTTAATTTCGGCAAGAGCCTGGGCACACAACTTGGCATTCCGAATGCGAATCGCAGCAGCGACCCGAACTCAAGCGGGCTCACCAATATTGATATCTCTGGCCTCACACCGCTGGGTGATTCAGAATACCTTCCCGAGCACGCGTTTGAGAATATTTTCCAAGTTGCGGACACACTTACTTGGATTCGAGGCAAACATTCTCTGAAGTTTGGAATTGATTTCCGTCGCCAGCAGCGGAATTTCTATCAGGTAACCGCCCCTCGAGGGTTTTTTGATTTCGGAGGTGTTTACACTAACGATCTGACCACGGCTAACGGCGGAAACGGTCTTGCCGATCTTCTGCTTGGAATAGCGGACTACACCGAACAGGATGTTCTTGCTGGCATCTATCCCACTCGCTATTGGGACATGGCCGAGTTCGTACAGGATGATTTTCGCGTCCGGCCAAATCTGACGATCAATCTTGGCCTGCGATACGAAATCACATCGCCCGCGAACGGGCGAGTAGGCAACTTCGATTTGAACCGCGCGGTGGTGATCACATCGTACGGCCCCAATGCGGTCCCGCACGGCGGCGTGCAGTTCGATAAGAGTAATTGGGCGCCACGAATCGGATTCGCCTGGTCGTTGCCGGGGAATACCGTAGTCAAAAGCGCCTTCGGTGTTTTCTATTCGGCCGAAGCCAACATTTTTGACGATCTTGGCCTCAACCCTCCGCAACTAACGTTTGTTGCGAGGAACTTTAATCCGCAAGCTCCACCGGCATCAGGGCAGCTCATCTCGACCGGGTTTCCCGCCAGCATTCCACCCGGCAATGCGACCAATATCCTGGGCGCGGTCAAGACGACCGGAGCCAAACGGATTATCCCTCGCATCTTGGAATGGAACCTGAGCGTGCAACACCAGTTTGCACAAAATTGGGTGGCGCAGATCGGATACGTGGGCACGCGTGGCTATCACTTGTGGAACCATGAGGCCAGCGACTTGAACCAGCCGCCACAACCGCTGGATACGAATTTTTGCGGACCAGATACGAACAACTGCATCGCCAATTTCGGACGGCGTTACTTCGCACAGCAACCGAATATGACGGCCGTGCTGCCGCTCGACTTTGCCCAACTGCAGATGTTTTACAACGCTTTTGAGGCTTCTTTGAACAAGCGGTTTTCGAATGGGTTGAACTTTTTGGCAGCTTATACATTTGCCAAGAACATCGGCAACGCCGACGGCAACGTTGGCGGGTTCATCCAGAATTCCTATCGCGCCGACCTCGAGCATGGCGCCGTAACTCCCGATCTTCGGCACCGATTCACTATCAGCTATCTATACGAACTGCCTGTCGGCCACGGCCGGCGATTCCTCGGAGGCGCCAGCGGAATAACGGATGCGGTGCTGGGTGGGTGGCAGGTGGGCGGAATCACCACCGCGCAGACCGGTGAAGCGGTGACGGCTGTCATGTCGAGCGACTTGAGCAACACAGGCAGCTTCAGTTACCGGCCCGATCAGATTGCCAATCCCTACGATTTCTCATTCAATACGGCATCGCAGGGGACAGACTTTGGTTGCACTAACCCTGGTCACCAGACGCTTGATTGCTGGTACAACCAGGCCGCCTTCGCCGCACCTCCGTTGGCCCCAGGTCAGCAGTCGGCCCACCGCTACGGCAACTCACGGATTGGCAACCTGCGAGGGCCCAATCTATTTGACTTAGACCTGGTACTGCAGAAAACGTTCAGCATCCAGGAGCGGCAGCATCTGGAGTTTCGCGCCGAGTTCTTCAATTTTCTCAATCACCCGAATTTTGGGCTCCCAGGCGGGGGTTCCCAGGTCCCGGTTGATGTTCCTGGGGGTGCGGCCATCACCAATACCGCTACCGACAACCGGCAAATTGAGTTCGCTTTGAAGTACACGTTCTAA